One stretch of Streptomyces sp. R21 DNA includes these proteins:
- a CDS encoding PucR family transcriptional regulator produces MDSRTDTRFDTQGAGITVQRALELPGLRSGLPEILAGADRLGRTVRWVHAGEVPNIASLLKGGELLLTTGYGLGTRPAEQRAFVRTLAERGIAALVVELGPRFTRLPAALVETARTTGLPLVQLHREVPFVTVTEEIHTEIVNGHYALLQQAEEVHRRCTEALLGGGGVPQVLGILADFSGNPVFLETADGQLLYAAGAGPAGADPLQVWEGLRGQHKEEPPAGTTIVDVPGGGPGTGSVRARLVLLPVSAPIAPVHRIAAERAAGILAVVLMQARQEEELAARGRGDFLTDLAEGRIAAEDAPAQARVLGFKPGTSPLLPVVMRLADGLAPGGGWAVLARAVAEELASVGVPVLLGVRPVEGRVPLLLGLRSESERAAVADRVAAALRAGVERAGMQRPGAQPPVVVVGVAGGWAAASAGLRHAAETATAAQGLSDRPWYDARRLDIDLLLWRLRDHRDLAAFVERAIGPLRDHDNRSKPPLLPTLETYLAHAGRKAETARELHLNRQTLYNRLARIGELLGTDLDDPQTVLALSLALRARRHVP; encoded by the coding sequence ATGGACAGCCGTACGGACACCCGTTTCGACACTCAGGGCGCCGGAATCACCGTGCAGCGGGCACTGGAGCTGCCCGGGCTGCGCAGCGGGCTGCCGGAGATCCTCGCCGGGGCCGACCGGCTGGGGCGCACGGTGCGCTGGGTGCACGCGGGCGAGGTCCCGAACATCGCCTCCCTGCTCAAGGGCGGCGAACTGCTGCTCACGACCGGCTACGGCCTCGGCACCCGCCCCGCCGAGCAGCGCGCCTTCGTGCGCACCCTGGCCGAACGCGGCATCGCGGCGCTCGTCGTCGAACTCGGCCCGCGCTTCACCCGGCTGCCCGCCGCCCTCGTGGAGACCGCCCGCACGACCGGGCTCCCCCTCGTCCAGCTGCACCGCGAGGTGCCCTTCGTGACGGTCACGGAGGAGATCCACACCGAGATCGTCAACGGCCACTACGCACTGCTCCAGCAGGCGGAGGAGGTCCACCGGCGATGTACCGAGGCCCTCCTCGGCGGCGGCGGAGTGCCCCAGGTCCTCGGCATCCTCGCGGACTTCAGCGGCAACCCGGTCTTCCTGGAGACGGCCGACGGACAGCTTCTTTACGCCGCCGGGGCCGGGCCCGCGGGCGCCGATCCGCTCCAGGTCTGGGAGGGCCTGCGCGGCCAGCACAAGGAGGAGCCGCCCGCGGGGACGACGATCGTGGACGTGCCCGGCGGCGGCCCCGGCACCGGCTCGGTCCGCGCCCGGCTGGTCCTGCTGCCCGTCAGCGCCCCGATCGCCCCCGTGCACCGCATCGCGGCGGAGCGGGCCGCGGGCATCCTGGCCGTGGTCCTGATGCAGGCCCGTCAGGAGGAGGAGCTGGCGGCACGCGGTCGCGGCGACTTCCTCACCGACCTCGCCGAGGGCCGCATCGCCGCGGAGGACGCGCCCGCGCAGGCCCGCGTCCTCGGCTTCAAGCCCGGCACCAGCCCGCTCCTGCCGGTCGTCATGCGACTCGCCGACGGCCTTGCCCCGGGCGGCGGTTGGGCCGTCCTGGCACGGGCGGTCGCCGAGGAGCTGGCGTCGGTGGGGGTGCCGGTCCTGTTGGGCGTACGTCCGGTCGAGGGCCGTGTCCCGCTGCTGCTGGGCCTGCGCTCGGAATCCGAACGCGCGGCCGTCGCGGACCGGGTCGCGGCGGCGCTGCGGGCGGGCGTGGAGCGGGCGGGCATGCAACGGCCGGGCGCGCAGCCCCCCGTGGTGGTCGTCGGGGTCGCGGGAGGCTGGGCGGCGGCCTCGGCGGGCCTGCGGCACGCCGCCGAGACGGCGACGGCGGCGCAGGGCCTGTCGGACCGCCCCTGGTACGACGCCCGCCGCCTCGACATCGACCTGCTGCTGTGGCGGCTGCGCGACCACCGGGACCTGGCGGCGTTCGTGGAGCGCGCGATCGGGCCGCTCCGCGACCACGACAACCGCTCCAAGCCGCCTCTGCTCCCCACCCTGGAGACGTACTTGGCGCACGCGGGCCGCAAGGCGGAGACGGCCCGCGAGCTGCACCTCAACCGCCAGACGCTCTACAACCGCCTCGCCCGGATCGGGGAGTTGCTGGGCACCGACCTCGACGACCCGCAGACGGTCCTGGCGTTGAGCCTGGCACTACGGGCGCGCAGACACGTGCCGTAG
- a CDS encoding APC family permease: MAETPTREVHRLKANSVGLVGVVFMAVATAAPITAMTGNLPIAVGFGNGTGAPAGYLFATLVLTVFSVGYVAMAKRITAAGAFYGYISHGLGRIAGMASGMLAVMAYIVFEASIVGVFSYFAKTTVNDQLGVDVPWILYAAAMLAVTAVLSFFDINLTAKALGVMLIAEIAVLFVVATAVLVHGGGPDGIPVEPINPKNAFTGTSAGLGLFFAFWSWVGFESTAMYGEESCDPKRVIPRATLISVVGVGLFYIYVSWMTIAGNGLKGSVKISSGTSPLDLFFDPAHAFIGAWAVDAFQWLLITGSFACGMAFHQCAARYLYAIGREGFLHPALGRTHPRHGSPHIASFVQSVIAVALVGAFWLTGQDPYVHLYTLLAILGTMAILIVQTLCSFAVIGYFRRNHPEDRHWFRTFTAPLIGGIGMIAVVVLLVMNLDTAAGTAADSLLFKAIPWIVGLVFFGGLGLGFYLKARKPERYDIIGRIVLEDAAERTDDVMEPSATV, translated from the coding sequence ATGGCAGAGACACCCACGCGAGAGGTACATCGCCTCAAAGCGAATTCCGTAGGTCTGGTCGGTGTGGTGTTCATGGCGGTCGCCACCGCCGCCCCGATCACCGCGATGACCGGCAACCTCCCCATCGCCGTCGGTTTCGGCAACGGCACGGGCGCGCCGGCGGGCTATCTCTTCGCGACGCTCGTGCTGACGGTGTTCTCCGTCGGGTACGTCGCCATGGCCAAGCGGATCACCGCGGCGGGCGCCTTCTACGGCTACATCTCGCACGGCCTGGGCCGGATCGCGGGCATGGCCTCCGGGATGCTCGCCGTGATGGCGTACATCGTCTTCGAGGCGTCCATCGTCGGCGTCTTCTCGTACTTCGCGAAGACCACCGTCAACGATCAGCTGGGTGTCGACGTGCCGTGGATCCTCTACGCGGCCGCGATGCTCGCCGTCACGGCCGTGCTGTCGTTCTTCGACATCAACCTGACCGCGAAGGCGCTCGGCGTGATGCTGATCGCCGAGATCGCCGTGCTGTTCGTGGTGGCCACCGCCGTGCTGGTGCACGGCGGCGGCCCGGACGGCATCCCGGTCGAGCCGATCAACCCGAAGAACGCGTTCACCGGCACCTCCGCCGGGCTCGGCCTGTTCTTCGCGTTCTGGTCGTGGGTCGGCTTCGAGTCGACGGCGATGTACGGCGAGGAGTCGTGCGATCCGAAGCGGGTGATCCCGCGGGCCACGCTGATCTCGGTCGTCGGCGTCGGTCTCTTCTACATCTACGTCTCCTGGATGACCATCGCGGGCAACGGGCTGAAGGGGTCCGTCAAGATCTCCTCCGGGACCAGCCCGCTCGACCTGTTCTTCGACCCGGCGCACGCCTTCATCGGCGCCTGGGCGGTCGACGCCTTCCAGTGGCTGCTGATCACCGGCTCGTTCGCCTGCGGGATGGCCTTCCACCAGTGCGCGGCCCGGTACTTGTACGCGATCGGCCGCGAGGGCTTCCTGCACCCGGCGCTGGGCCGCACCCACCCGCGGCACGGTTCCCCGCACATCGCCTCGTTCGTCCAGTCCGTCATCGCGGTCGCGCTCGTGGGCGCCTTCTGGCTGACCGGGCAGGACCCGTACGTCCATCTGTACACGCTGCTCGCGATCCTGGGCACGATGGCGATCCTCATCGTGCAGACGCTCTGCTCGTTCGCGGTCATCGGCTACTTCCGCAGGAACCACCCCGAGGACCGGCACTGGTTCAGGACCTTCACGGCGCCGCTGATCGGCGGCATCGGCATGATCGCGGTCGTCGTGCTGCTGGTCATGAACCTGGACACCGCCGCGGGTACGGCGGCCGACTCGCTCCTCTTCAAGGCCATCCCGTGGATCGTGGGCCTGGTCTTCTTCGGCGGCCTCGGCCTCGGCTTCTACCTCAAGGCCAGGAAGCCGGAACGCTACGACATCATCGGCCGGATCGTCCTGGAGGACGCGGCCGAGCGCACGGACGACGTCATGGAACCCTCCGCCACCGTCTGA
- a CDS encoding flavin monoamine oxidase family protein yields MSRTHTMHALRTLVADHAAAQRYGLPVEEARIRRRSLLKGAAALAATSTASVAAAAPSAGAASAPRIAVVGAGIAGLTAALTLHDAGYACTLYEANPDRVGGRMYSQRDHWAYGQTSEIGGELIDTSHKKMLELCRRFSLPTEDFLGGGPNGAEEVLWFNDEYYPRAQADEDFKAVYQALHQALQNSGEVFWNQTTATGTALDNMSLYDWIDSRVPGGHGSPLGRFFDVAYNVEYGADTADQSSLALVLLMGHQTNPGNFNVWGLSNERYHITGGNDQLPHAIADFLPDVRHPHDEPAARRPHGLLHQAQHAVLQPPLARHRLLARRLRG; encoded by the coding sequence GTGTCCCGTACGCACACGATGCACGCCCTGCGCACCCTCGTCGCCGACCATGCCGCCGCACAGCGATACGGCCTTCCGGTGGAGGAGGCGCGGATCCGCCGGCGCTCCCTCCTGAAAGGGGCCGCGGCCCTCGCGGCGACCAGTACCGCGAGCGTGGCGGCAGCAGCCCCCAGTGCCGGCGCCGCGTCCGCGCCTCGGATCGCCGTGGTGGGCGCCGGAATCGCAGGCCTCACCGCCGCCCTCACCCTGCACGACGCGGGCTACGCCTGCACGCTCTACGAGGCCAACCCCGACCGTGTCGGCGGTCGCATGTACTCCCAGCGCGACCACTGGGCGTACGGCCAGACCTCCGAGATCGGCGGCGAGCTGATCGACACCAGCCACAAGAAGATGCTGGAACTCTGCCGCCGCTTCTCGCTGCCCACCGAGGACTTCCTCGGCGGCGGTCCCAACGGGGCCGAAGAAGTCCTCTGGTTCAACGACGAGTACTACCCGCGCGCCCAGGCCGACGAGGACTTCAAGGCGGTCTACCAGGCCCTCCACCAGGCCCTGCAGAACTCCGGCGAGGTCTTCTGGAACCAGACGACGGCGACGGGCACCGCCCTCGACAACATGTCCCTGTACGACTGGATCGACTCGCGCGTCCCGGGCGGCCACGGCTCACCCCTCGGACGGTTCTTCGACGTCGCCTACAACGTCGAGTACGGCGCCGACACCGCCGACCAGTCCTCGCTCGCCCTCGTCCTGCTCATGGGCCACCAGACCAATCCGGGAAACTTCAACGTCTGGGGCCTGTCCAACGAGCGGTACCACATCACCGGCGGCAACGACCAACTCCCGCACGCCATCGCGGACTTCCTGCCCGACGTTCGACACCCGCATGACGAACCTGCTGCGCGACGCCCGCATGGGCTTCTGCACCAAGCTCAACATGCAGTTCTCCAGCCGCCCTTGGCGCGGCACCGGCTCCTGGCCCGGCGTCTCCGCGGGTGA
- a CDS encoding FAD-dependent oxidoreductase, giving the protein MSAVHIGGEHCSYDFQGFMEGGATEGERAAKEVIAAVS; this is encoded by the coding sequence ATGTCAGCCGTGCACATCGGCGGCGAGCACTGCTCGTACGACTTCCAGGGCTTCATGGAGGGCGGTGCCACGGAGGGCGAGCGCGCCGCGAAGGAGGTGATCGCGGCCGTCTCCTGA
- a CDS encoding FAD-binding protein — MASPSKAGAALAALREDLVGDVFAPQDAGYDGARVVFNAMVDRRPAVIAQCANAGDVVRAVRFGRELDLPIAVRGGGHSVAGMALGDGALVVDLRRMHEVTVHPGSASVRIEGGATMSHLDRATQPYGLATTGGRASTTGVGGFVLGGGTGWLDRAFGLAVDNLLGVELVTSEGATVLASAEENPELFWALHGGGGNFGVATALTLKLHELPAFSIAMVLCLPEHAPEVTRTYRELIETGPQEASGGVIFLTGPPEEFVPPHLQGKRLCGALVAYAGAEEDMRKVAQPLLALPHEVEIVTAMPYADFQTMFDDPPNMRNYWSAEYLTGAPDELLDVYCELGETLPVPTGTQHVLFPQGGAIAAGPAEYPMPFRDAPWAVHPFGIWEDPADDERCIQWVKDVRARVQPWSTGATYLNFIGNEGTDRVVAGLGAENTRRLAAVKREYDPDNVFRFNHNIAPA; from the coding sequence ATGGCTTCCCCATCGAAGGCGGGCGCGGCCCTCGCCGCGCTTCGCGAGGATCTGGTCGGCGACGTGTTCGCCCCGCAGGACGCGGGATACGACGGGGCCCGCGTCGTCTTCAACGCGATGGTCGACCGGCGCCCGGCGGTGATCGCGCAGTGTGCGAACGCGGGCGATGTCGTACGGGCCGTGCGCTTCGGCCGGGAACTCGACCTGCCCATCGCGGTCCGCGGCGGCGGGCACAGCGTGGCGGGCATGGCCCTGGGTGACGGCGCGCTCGTCGTCGATCTGCGCCGGATGCACGAGGTGACGGTCCATCCCGGCTCGGCGAGCGTACGCATCGAGGGCGGCGCCACCATGAGCCATCTCGACCGGGCCACTCAGCCGTACGGCCTGGCGACCACCGGCGGGCGGGCCTCGACGACGGGCGTGGGCGGGTTCGTGCTGGGCGGCGGCACCGGCTGGCTCGACCGGGCGTTCGGCCTGGCCGTGGACAACCTTCTCGGCGTCGAGCTGGTCACCTCCGAGGGCGCGACCGTCCTGGCGAGCGCGGAGGAGAACCCGGAGCTGTTCTGGGCGCTGCACGGCGGCGGCGGGAACTTCGGCGTCGCCACCGCGCTCACCCTGAAGCTGCACGAGCTGCCGGCGTTCTCCATCGCCATGGTGCTGTGCCTTCCGGAGCACGCGCCCGAGGTCACCCGCACCTACCGCGAGCTCATCGAGACCGGCCCGCAGGAGGCGAGCGGCGGCGTCATCTTCCTGACCGGGCCGCCCGAGGAGTTCGTCCCCCCGCACCTACAGGGCAAGCGGCTGTGCGGCGCCCTCGTGGCGTACGCGGGCGCCGAGGAGGACATGCGCAAGGTGGCCCAGCCGCTGCTGGCCCTGCCGCACGAGGTGGAGATCGTCACCGCCATGCCCTACGCCGACTTCCAGACCATGTTCGACGACCCGCCCAACATGCGGAACTACTGGTCCGCGGAGTACCTGACGGGCGCACCCGACGAGCTGCTGGACGTCTACTGCGAACTCGGGGAGACGCTGCCGGTGCCCACGGGCACCCAGCACGTCCTGTTCCCGCAGGGCGGCGCGATCGCCGCGGGCCCGGCCGAGTACCCGATGCCCTTCCGGGACGCCCCCTGGGCCGTGCACCCCTTCGGCATCTGGGAGGACCCGGCCGACGACGAGCGGTGCATCCAGTGGGTCAAGGACGTACGCGCCCGCGTCCAGCCGTGGAGCACGGGCGCGACCTACCTCAACTTCATCGGGAACGAGGGCACGGACCGGGTGGTGGCCGGCCTCGGCGCCGAGAACACCCGTCGCCTGGCCGCGGTGAAGCGGGAGTACGACCCGGACAACGTCTTCCGCTTCAACCACAACATCGCTCCGGCATAG
- a CDS encoding glycoside hydrolase family 15 protein translates to MAGRIEDYALIGDMQTAALVCRDGTVDWLCLPRFDSHAIFAGLLGTDEHGFWRLGPAHAADAEPPRASRRSYRGDSLILESEWDTPRGTVRVTDFMPPRDGAPQLIRIVEGVTGRVPMRSALRMRFSYGRVVPWVHKHEGRTVAVAGPDSVWFDTACETYGKALTTYADFTVAPGDRIAFTISWEPSHKQPPALPEPEQSLEATEEFWREWVEQCTYHGPYREAVVRSLITLKALTYAPTGGIVAAPTTSLPEEIGGVRNWDYRYTWLRDAAITLSSLLRTGYREEARAWREWLLRAVAGDPENLQIMYGIAGERELGEAELDWLPGYENSGPVRVGNGAAHQLQLDVYGEVTEALHLAHMTGLSRNDYASLLQLKLIRYLEDHWDQPDEGIWEVRGPRRHFVHSKVMAWVAVDRTIKLIESGDADGPLEKWRELRDDIHRDVCEKGYDKERNTFTQSYGSKELDASLLLIPQMGFLPPDDKRVIGTIEAIQRELSTEDGFILRYPTSGEDAGVDGLEGDEGAFLACSFWMADDLAMIGRVDEARKLFEKLLALRNDLGLLAEEWDPRLQRQVGNFPQAFSHVPLIDTALRLTASGAYGG, encoded by the coding sequence GTGGCCGGGCGCATCGAGGACTACGCACTTATCGGAGACATGCAGACAGCAGCGCTGGTCTGCCGGGACGGCACAGTCGACTGGCTGTGCCTGCCCCGCTTCGACTCGCATGCCATTTTCGCGGGCCTCCTCGGCACCGACGAGCATGGTTTCTGGCGCCTCGGCCCGGCGCACGCCGCCGACGCGGAGCCGCCGAGAGCCTCCCGCCGCAGTTACCGCGGCGACTCGCTGATCCTCGAATCCGAGTGGGACACCCCGCGCGGCACGGTCCGCGTGACCGATTTCATGCCCCCGCGTGACGGCGCGCCGCAGCTGATCCGGATCGTCGAGGGCGTCACCGGCCGGGTGCCGATGCGCTCCGCGCTGCGGATGCGTTTCTCGTACGGACGTGTGGTGCCCTGGGTGCACAAGCACGAGGGGCGCACGGTCGCCGTCGCCGGGCCCGACTCGGTGTGGTTCGACACGGCCTGCGAGACGTACGGCAAGGCGCTCACCACGTACGCCGACTTCACGGTGGCGCCGGGCGACCGGATCGCGTTCACCATCTCCTGGGAGCCCTCGCACAAGCAGCCGCCGGCGCTGCCCGAGCCGGAGCAGTCGCTGGAGGCCACCGAGGAGTTCTGGCGCGAGTGGGTGGAGCAGTGCACGTATCACGGCCCCTACCGCGAGGCCGTGGTGCGCTCCCTGATCACGCTGAAGGCCCTGACGTACGCGCCGACCGGCGGGATCGTCGCCGCGCCGACGACGTCGCTGCCGGAGGAGATCGGCGGCGTCCGCAACTGGGACTACCGCTACACGTGGCTGCGCGACGCCGCCATCACCCTCTCCTCACTGCTGCGCACCGGCTACCGCGAGGAGGCGCGCGCCTGGCGTGAGTGGCTGCTGCGGGCGGTCGCGGGCGACCCGGAGAACCTGCAGATCATGTACGGCATCGCGGGCGAACGGGAGTTGGGCGAGGCGGAGCTCGACTGGCTTCCGGGGTACGAGAATTCGGGCCCGGTGCGCGTCGGCAACGGCGCGGCGCACCAGCTCCAGCTGGACGTGTACGGCGAGGTCACCGAGGCGCTGCACCTGGCGCACATGACGGGCCTGTCCCGCAACGACTACGCCTCGCTGCTCCAGTTGAAGCTGATCCGCTATCTGGAGGACCACTGGGACCAGCCGGACGAGGGCATCTGGGAGGTGCGCGGCCCGCGCCGCCACTTCGTGCACTCCAAGGTGATGGCCTGGGTCGCCGTCGACCGCACGATCAAGCTCATCGAGTCCGGTGACGCGGACGGCCCGCTGGAGAAGTGGCGCGAACTGCGCGACGACATCCACCGGGACGTGTGCGAGAAGGGCTACGACAAGGAGCGCAACACGTTCACGCAGTCGTACGGCTCCAAGGAGCTGGACGCCTCGCTGCTGCTGATCCCGCAGATGGGCTTCCTGCCGCCGGACGACAAGCGCGTGATCGGCACGATCGAGGCGATCCAGCGCGAACTGTCCACGGAGGACGGCTTCATCCTGCGCTACCCCACCTCCGGTGAGGACGCGGGCGTGGACGGTCTGGAGGGCGACGAGGGCGCGTTCCTCGCCTGCTCGTTCTGGATGGCGGACGACCTCGCGATGATCGGCCGTGTGGACGAGGCGCGCAAGCTCTTCGAGAAGCTGCTGGCCCTGCGCAACGATCTCGGGCTGCTCGCCGAGGAGTGGGACCCGCGCCTGCAGCGTCAGGTCGGCAACTTCCCGCAGGCGTTCAGTCACGTGCCGCTGATCGACACAGCGCTGAGGCTGACCGCTTCGGGGGCGTACGGCGGCTGA
- a CDS encoding CTP synthase produces MPPAAFRNSTATTTKHIFVTGGVASSLGKGLTASSLGMLLKARGLRVVMQKLDPYLNVDPGTMNPFQHGEVFVTNDGAETDLDIGHYERFLDRDLDGSANVTTGQVYSTVIAKERRGEYLGDTVQVIPHITNEIKHRIRRMATDEVDVVITEVGGTVGDIESLPFLETVRQVRHEVGRDNVFVVHISLLPYIGPSGELKTKPTQHSVAALRNIGIQPDAIVLRSDREVPTAIKRKISLMCDVDEAAVVACPDARSIYDIPKTVHGEGLDAYVVRKLDLPFRDVDWTTWDDLLDRVHNPEHEITMALVGKYIDLPDAYLSVTEALRAGGFANKARVKIKWVTSDDCKTPSGAAGQLGDVDAICIPGGFGDRGVSGKVGAIQYARENRIPLLGLCLGLQCIVIEAARNLADIPDANSTEFDSATGHPVISTMAEQLDIVAGEGDMGGTMRLGMYPAKLAEGSIVREVYDGKEYVEERHRHRYEVNNAYRGELEKKAGLQFSGTSPDGKLVEYVEYPRDVHPYLVATQAHPELRSRPTRPHPLFAGLVKAAVERKTGK; encoded by the coding sequence ATGCCGCCCGCTGCTTTCCGAAACAGCACAGCCACGACGACCAAGCACATCTTCGTCACCGGGGGTGTCGCCTCCTCTCTCGGCAAGGGCCTCACCGCCTCCAGCCTCGGCATGCTGCTCAAGGCGCGGGGCCTGCGCGTCGTGATGCAGAAGCTCGACCCGTACCTCAACGTCGACCCGGGCACGATGAACCCCTTCCAGCACGGTGAGGTGTTCGTCACCAACGACGGTGCCGAGACCGACCTGGACATCGGACACTACGAGCGCTTCCTTGACCGCGACTTGGACGGCTCCGCCAACGTCACCACGGGCCAGGTCTACTCGACGGTGATTGCCAAGGAGCGGCGCGGCGAGTACCTCGGCGACACCGTGCAGGTCATCCCGCACATCACCAACGAGATCAAGCACCGCATCCGGCGTATGGCGACCGACGAGGTCGACGTCGTCATCACCGAGGTCGGCGGCACGGTCGGCGACATCGAGTCCCTGCCGTTCCTGGAGACGGTCCGCCAGGTCCGGCACGAGGTCGGCCGCGACAACGTCTTCGTCGTCCACATTTCCCTCCTGCCCTACATCGGCCCGTCGGGAGAGCTGAAGACGAAGCCGACCCAGCACTCGGTTGCGGCCCTGAGGAACATCGGTATCCAGCCGGACGCGATCGTGCTGCGGTCCGACCGCGAGGTGCCGACCGCGATCAAGCGCAAGATCTCGCTGATGTGCGACGTCGACGAGGCCGCCGTGGTCGCCTGCCCCGACGCCCGCTCGATCTACGACATCCCGAAGACCGTGCACGGCGAGGGCCTCGACGCCTACGTCGTCCGCAAGCTGGACCTGCCGTTCCGCGACGTGGACTGGACGACCTGGGACGACCTGCTCGACCGCGTCCACAACCCCGAGCACGAGATCACCATGGCGCTGGTCGGCAAGTACATCGACCTGCCCGACGCCTACCTCTCGGTCACCGAGGCGCTGCGCGCCGGCGGCTTCGCCAACAAGGCCCGCGTGAAGATCAAGTGGGTCACCTCGGACGACTGCAAGACGCCGTCCGGCGCCGCGGGGCAGCTCGGCGACGTCGACGCGATCTGCATCCCCGGCGGCTTCGGCGACCGCGGTGTCTCCGGCAAGGTCGGCGCCATCCAGTACGCCCGCGAGAACCGGATCCCGCTGCTCGGCCTCTGCCTGGGCCTGCAGTGCATCGTGATCGAGGCCGCGCGCAACCTGGCCGACATCCCGGACGCCAACTCCACCGAGTTCGACTCCGCGACCGGGCACCCGGTCATCTCCACGATGGCCGAGCAGCTCGACATCGTCGCCGGCGAGGGCGACATGGGCGGCACGATGCGCCTGGGCATGTATCCGGCCAAGCTCGCCGAGGGCTCGATCGTGCGCGAGGTGTACGACGGCAAGGAGTACGTCGAGGAGCGCCACCGCCACCGCTACGAGGTGAACAACGCCTACCGCGGCGAGCTGGAGAAGAAGGCCGGTCTGCAGTTCTCCGGCACTTCCCCCGACGGCAAGCTCGTGGAGTACGTCGAGTACCCGCGTGACGTGCACCCTTACCTGGTCGCGACCCAGGCGCACCCCGAGCTGCGCTCGCGTCCGACCCGCCCGCACCCGCTCTTCGCGGGCCTGGTCAAGGCCGCTGTGGAGCGCAAGACGGGCAAGTAG
- a CDS encoding NUDIX domain-containing protein, with amino-acid sequence MTIKDTAEEWQVKATATPFVGNKTSVRTDDVVMPDGSVVHRDYQVHPGSVAVLALDDDGRVVVLRQYRHPVRHKLWEIPAGLLDIPGENPLHAAQRELYEEAHIKAGDWRVLTDVYTTPGGCDEAVRIFLARDLSEAEGQRFEVEDEEADMELARVSVDELVRGVLVGDLHNNCLVVGVLSLVAARNGDGLDALRPAEASWPARPFEA; translated from the coding sequence ATGACGATCAAGGACACCGCCGAGGAGTGGCAGGTCAAGGCGACCGCGACCCCGTTCGTCGGGAACAAGACCTCTGTCCGCACCGACGATGTGGTCATGCCCGACGGCTCGGTCGTCCACCGCGACTACCAGGTCCACCCCGGTTCCGTGGCCGTCCTCGCCCTCGACGACGACGGGCGCGTCGTGGTGCTGCGTCAGTACCGCCACCCCGTGCGCCACAAGCTCTGGGAGATCCCCGCAGGACTCCTCGACATTCCCGGTGAGAACCCGCTGCACGCGGCCCAGCGCGAGCTCTACGAAGAGGCGCACATCAAGGCCGGGGACTGGCGGGTGCTGACCGACGTCTACACCACCCCCGGCGGCTGTGACGAGGCCGTGCGCATCTTCCTCGCCCGCGACCTGTCCGAGGCCGAGGGGCAGCGCTTCGAGGTCGAGGACGAGGAGGCCGACATGGAGCTCGCCCGGGTCTCCGTCGACGAACTCGTCCGTGGCGTCCTCGTCGGCGACCTGCACAACAACTGCCTGGTCGTCGGTGTCCTTTCGCTGGTCGCGGCCAGGAACGGCGACGGACTCGACGCGCTGCGCCCCGCGGAGGCCTCCTGGCCAGCCCGGCCCTTCGAGGCGTGA